A window of the Streptomyces finlayi genome harbors these coding sequences:
- the dnaN gene encoding DNA polymerase III subunit beta produces MEFRIERAALTDAVAWAARVLPTRSPVPVLGGLLLAAEDGRLRISGLDFEASARIDVEAGTPRPGRVLVMGRRLLDICKVLPEGAVECAVEGSRFTVTGDGARFGLSVLPLDDYPALPTLPEVRGAVDAGEFAAAVAQVAVAAGRDDTLPTLTGIRLGLDGTTMTLAATDRYRFAVRTLPWKAADPQAAADVVVSARRLTEIARSLGRSGLVSVALDSGSAGFEHAGMRTTVRLLDGRLPRHDKLFAMPDPALVALDRAALVEAVRRVAVVADGDSPVQLTFSAADGTVLLQAGYEDDVASQRLPATLEGGEGMTVAFNPSYLMDALTSFEEPVVRLHLLGPGQRAMLTGDPVPAGTTHQHLLMSVKPSLV; encoded by the coding sequence ATGGAGTTCCGCATTGAACGTGCCGCGCTGACCGACGCCGTCGCCTGGGCGGCCCGCGTGCTGCCCACCCGGTCCCCCGTGCCCGTCCTGGGCGGGCTGCTGCTCGCGGCGGAGGACGGCCGACTGCGCATCTCAGGGCTCGACTTCGAGGCATCGGCCCGTATCGACGTGGAGGCCGGGACGCCGCGGCCCGGACGGGTGCTCGTGATGGGGCGCAGGCTGCTCGACATCTGCAAGGTGCTGCCCGAGGGCGCCGTGGAGTGTGCGGTGGAGGGCTCGCGGTTCACGGTCACGGGGGACGGTGCCCGGTTCGGCCTGTCGGTCCTGCCGCTCGACGACTACCCGGCCCTGCCCACGCTGCCGGAGGTCCGGGGGGCGGTGGACGCGGGCGAGTTCGCGGCGGCGGTCGCCCAGGTGGCGGTGGCAGCGGGGCGTGACGACACCCTGCCCACCCTCACCGGCATCCGGCTCGGCCTCGACGGTACGACGATGACGCTGGCGGCCACCGACCGTTACCGCTTCGCGGTGCGCACGCTGCCCTGGAAGGCGGCGGATCCGCAGGCGGCTGCCGATGTGGTGGTGTCGGCCCGCCGACTGACCGAGATCGCGCGCTCACTGGGCCGCTCGGGCCTTGTCAGCGTCGCCCTGGACTCCGGTTCGGCCGGTTTCGAGCACGCGGGGATGCGGACGACCGTGCGCCTGCTGGACGGGCGGCTGCCGCGCCACGACAAGCTGTTCGCCATGCCGGACCCGGCGCTCGTGGCGCTGGACCGGGCGGCGCTGGTGGAGGCCGTCAGGCGGGTCGCGGTGGTGGCGGACGGCGACAGTCCGGTCCAGCTGACCTTCTCGGCCGCCGACGGCACGGTGCTGCTCCAGGCGGGGTACGAGGACGATGTCGCCTCGCAGCGGCTGCCGGCCACGCTGGAGGGCGGCGAGGGGATGACGGTGGCGTTCAACCCCTCGTATCTGATGGACGCCCTGACCTCCTTCGAGGAGCCGGTGGTCCGGCTGCACCTGCTGGGGCCGGGACAGCGCGCGATGCTCACCGGCGATCCGGTACCGGCAGGGACCACGCACCAGCATCTGCTGATGTCCGTGAAGCCGTCCCTGGTGTAG
- a CDS encoding glycoside hydrolase family 19 protein — MIRRVLSLLTALGAIVATIVILPATTAAAATCAAAWNASAVYTGGGTASYNGHNWSAKWWTQNEVPGTAQVWADSGTCGSGGGTDPGQPDPSGFVVSEAQFNQMFPSRNSFYTYSGLTAALSAYPAFATTGSDTVKRQEAAAFLANVSHETGGLVHIVEQNQANYPHYCDSGQPYGCPAGQAAYYGRGPIQLSWNFNYKAAGDALGIDLLRNPNLVQQNASVAWKTGLWYWNTQNGPGTMTPHNAMVNGAGFGETIRSINGSLECNGGNPAQVQSRIDKYRAFTQILGTAPGSNLSC, encoded by the coding sequence TTGATCAGACGCGTCCTGAGTCTGCTCACCGCGCTGGGCGCGATCGTCGCGACGATCGTCATCCTCCCCGCCACCACGGCCGCGGCGGCCACCTGCGCCGCCGCGTGGAACGCCTCGGCCGTCTACACCGGAGGCGGCACCGCCTCCTACAACGGGCACAACTGGTCCGCGAAGTGGTGGACCCAGAACGAGGTCCCGGGCACCGCCCAGGTCTGGGCCGACAGCGGCACCTGCGGTTCCGGCGGTGGCACGGATCCGGGGCAGCCCGACCCTTCGGGCTTCGTCGTCAGCGAGGCGCAGTTCAACCAGATGTTCCCGAGCCGGAACTCGTTCTACACGTACAGCGGACTGACGGCGGCCCTGAGCGCCTACCCGGCGTTCGCCACCACCGGCAGCGACACGGTCAAGCGCCAGGAGGCCGCGGCGTTCCTCGCCAACGTCAGCCATGAGACCGGCGGTCTGGTGCACATCGTCGAGCAGAACCAGGCCAACTACCCCCACTACTGCGACAGCGGCCAGCCCTACGGCTGCCCGGCCGGCCAGGCCGCCTACTACGGCCGCGGCCCCATCCAGCTCAGCTGGAACTTCAACTACAAGGCGGCCGGTGACGCCCTCGGCATCGATCTCCTGCGCAACCCGAACCTGGTGCAGCAGAACGCGTCCGTGGCCTGGAAGACCGGCCTCTGGTACTGGAACACGCAGAACGGCCCCGGCACCATGACGCCCCACAACGCCATGGTCAACGGCGCCGGATTCGGCGAGACGATCCGCTCCATCAACGGCAGCCTGGAGTGCAACGGCGGCAACCCCGCCCAGGTCCAGAGCCGTATCGACAAGTACCGGGCCTTCACCCAGATCCTGGGCACCGCCCCCGGCTCGAACCTGAGCTGCTGA
- a CDS encoding IS1182 family transposase: MQGEWAGESVGEDVWETCRELIPAGSVFAFLAEHREVIFPGAMFTDMYPSTNGRPSLPPQVLAATVVLQSLHGLSDFETVQELRCDLRWKAACGLGLHDTAFDPSLLTYFRRRLQRSGDPNRLFAKVREVVAATGVLKGKQRRALDSTVLDDAVATQDTVTQLVAAVRRVVREVPGAQQVADRWCTAHDYTDPGKPKIVWNDEQARADLVDALVTDALNLLGRLPEQELGEAAAHAVGLLALVAGQDVEPVDGSDGRDGRWRIARRTVYDRTVSTVDSEARHIHKNRSRHQEGFRAHVAFEPEEGLFTEVALTAGSGAHNHEAAVARDLLADEESPVTVLGDAAYGTGELREHLQEQGHHLVLKPPPLRPAVPGGFTADDFDVDTTNGQVTCPAGHTVPLGQVRRGGERQAQFKKLCTGCPLREHCTKSKTGRVFTVHAKYDLLKAARDEAATSPGWQAEYRRWRPPVERAIAWLVARGNRRVPYRGVLKNDTWLHHRAAALNLRRLIHLGLTRTGDTWALTPPTA, encoded by the coding sequence ATGCAGGGGGAATGGGCTGGGGAGAGCGTCGGCGAGGACGTGTGGGAGACGTGCCGGGAGTTGATCCCGGCCGGGAGTGTGTTCGCGTTTCTGGCTGAGCATCGCGAGGTCATCTTCCCCGGTGCCATGTTCACGGACATGTATCCCTCGACGAACGGGCGTCCCTCGTTGCCGCCGCAGGTGCTGGCCGCCACGGTGGTGCTCCAGAGCCTGCACGGGCTCTCGGATTTCGAGACGGTGCAGGAGTTGCGCTGCGATCTGCGCTGGAAGGCCGCGTGCGGACTCGGGCTGCATGACACTGCGTTTGATCCGTCATTGTTGACGTATTTCCGTCGTCGACTGCAGCGCTCCGGTGACCCGAACCGGCTGTTCGCGAAGGTCAGGGAGGTCGTCGCGGCCACCGGTGTGCTCAAGGGGAAGCAGCGCCGGGCGCTGGACTCGACGGTGTTGGACGACGCGGTCGCCACCCAGGACACGGTCACTCAGCTGGTCGCCGCGGTCCGCCGGGTGGTCCGCGAGGTCCCGGGCGCCCAGCAGGTCGCCGACCGGTGGTGCACCGCCCACGACTACACCGATCCGGGCAAACCGAAGATCGTCTGGAACGACGAGCAGGCCCGCGCCGATCTGGTCGATGCCCTGGTCACCGACGCACTGAACCTGCTGGGCCGGCTGCCCGAGCAGGAGCTGGGAGAGGCTGCGGCGCACGCGGTCGGCCTTCTCGCGCTGGTCGCCGGGCAGGACGTGGAACCCGTCGACGGCTCCGACGGGCGGGACGGGCGGTGGCGCATCGCCCGTCGCACGGTCTACGACCGCACCGTTTCCACGGTCGATTCCGAGGCCCGGCACATCCACAAGAACCGCTCCCGCCACCAGGAGGGTTTCCGTGCCCATGTGGCGTTCGAGCCCGAGGAAGGGCTGTTCACCGAGGTCGCGCTGACCGCCGGCAGCGGAGCCCACAACCACGAGGCAGCCGTCGCCCGGGATCTCCTCGCCGACGAGGAATCCCCGGTCACAGTCCTGGGCGATGCCGCTTACGGCACCGGCGAGTTACGCGAGCACCTGCAAGAGCAGGGACACCACCTGGTCCTCAAGCCACCACCGCTGCGGCCGGCCGTCCCCGGCGGTTTCACCGCCGACGACTTCGACGTCGACACCACGAACGGGCAGGTCACCTGCCCGGCCGGACACACCGTTCCCCTTGGCCAGGTCCGCCGGGGCGGCGAACGCCAGGCCCAGTTCAAGAAACTGTGCACCGGCTGTCCGCTGCGGGAACACTGCACGAAGTCCAAGACCGGCCGGGTCTTCACCGTCCACGCCAAGTACGACCTGCTCAAGGCCGCCCGTGACGAGGCTGCCACCAGCCCCGGCTGGCAAGCCGAGTACCGGCGTTGGCGGCCACCGGTCGAACGGGCCATCGCCTGGCTCGTCGCACGGGGCAACCGCAGAGTGCCCTACCGCGGCGTCCTGAAGAACGACACCTGGCTCCACCACCGCGCAGCAGCCCTCAACCTCCGCCGACTGATCCACCTCGGACTCACCCGAACCGGCGACACCTGGGCCCTCACCCCGCCCACCGCATAG
- a CDS encoding substrate-binding domain-containing protein: MEWFSAENVVAVLTAVLGVLASVGVLWYERRVPRRKRIGYRVQMDTPIGSDVSQGRANVRLGLFNETPDMADATLVLLRVENDGSQSIADDDYTGRELHGLTVEFTGRTVRGIAVTQSPDAGHLMEHFTPAGGMRHSGALIRLPRVPLNRNDHFKLLVLLTGGNVGNPITVTGGIRDGVVAPNKAARPDEKPPLFGRAARLITVALTVCVVTLASLILVRDDSPPPIGCATGELTVTGSTAFAPVVRELAEKYEKECEGSTIHVDAHGSTAGVRRLAEQGAASTSGSPALVALSDGPKTDGYPQLRENRVAVSLFSLVVNDRVPVRDLSLADIRKIYQGDIRNWKDLGGPDLKVLLVSRDANSGTREVFQRRVLDRNEPAQSSHDCATKDDPHAVVTRCELDSTEQVLSTVAKLPGAIGYTELRAGTALKGLHHLAIDGTTPSVDTIGDSTYPYREIEYAYSYGQPPADSLASSFLGYLSRGSGQDIVRTHGHLPCATPKGLRICGED; this comes from the coding sequence GTGGAGTGGTTCAGCGCCGAGAACGTCGTAGCCGTGCTCACCGCCGTACTGGGTGTGCTGGCCTCCGTCGGGGTGCTCTGGTACGAGCGCCGCGTACCCCGGCGTAAACGCATCGGCTACCGGGTCCAGATGGACACCCCGATCGGCAGCGACGTCAGCCAGGGGCGGGCCAATGTGCGGCTCGGACTCTTCAACGAGACGCCGGACATGGCCGACGCCACGCTCGTCCTGCTGCGGGTGGAGAACGACGGCTCGCAGTCCATCGCCGACGACGACTACACCGGACGTGAACTGCACGGCCTGACCGTCGAGTTCACTGGTCGCACGGTCCGCGGGATAGCGGTCACGCAGTCACCGGACGCCGGCCATCTGATGGAGCACTTCACCCCGGCGGGCGGAATGCGGCACAGCGGCGCCCTGATCCGGCTCCCCCGCGTCCCGCTCAACCGCAACGACCACTTCAAGCTGCTCGTCCTGCTCACCGGTGGGAACGTGGGCAACCCCATCACGGTCACCGGCGGCATCCGGGACGGCGTGGTGGCCCCGAACAAGGCCGCCCGCCCCGACGAGAAGCCGCCCCTGTTCGGCCGGGCCGCCCGGCTGATCACCGTGGCCCTGACCGTCTGCGTCGTCACGCTCGCCTCGCTCATCCTTGTACGGGACGACAGCCCGCCGCCCATCGGCTGCGCGACGGGCGAGCTGACGGTCACCGGCTCCACCGCCTTCGCCCCCGTCGTACGGGAACTGGCGGAGAAGTACGAGAAGGAGTGCGAGGGCTCCACCATCCATGTGGACGCGCACGGCTCCACCGCCGGCGTACGGCGGCTCGCCGAGCAGGGCGCCGCGTCCACGTCCGGCTCCCCCGCACTGGTCGCCCTCTCCGACGGCCCGAAGACGGACGGCTACCCGCAGCTGCGCGAGAACCGCGTCGCGGTCTCCCTCTTCTCCCTCGTCGTCAACGACCGGGTACCGGTGCGCGACCTCTCGCTGGCGGACATCCGGAAGATCTACCAGGGAGACATCCGCAACTGGAAGGACCTCGGCGGCCCCGACCTGAAGGTCCTGCTCGTCAGCAGGGACGCCAACTCCGGCACCCGAGAGGTCTTCCAGCGGCGCGTACTCGACCGCAACGAACCCGCCCAGTCCTCGCACGACTGCGCCACCAAGGACGACCCGCACGCCGTGGTCACCCGCTGCGAACTCGACAGCACCGAACAGGTCCTGTCCACCGTGGCCAAGCTCCCCGGAGCCATCGGCTACACCGAGCTGCGCGCCGGGACCGCGCTGAAGGGGCTGCACCATCTGGCGATCGACGGCACCACACCATCCGTCGACACGATCGGTGACAGCACCTACCCGTACCGCGAGATCGAGTACGCCTACAGCTACGGCCAGCCGCCCGCGGACTCGCTGGCGTCCAGCTTCCTCGGCTACCTCAGCCGGGGCAGCGGCCAGGACATCGTCAGGACCCACGGCCATCTGCCCTGCGCGACCCCGAAGGGCCTGCGGATCTGCGGGGAGGACTGA
- a CDS encoding ABC transporter ATP-binding protein: MTKAITVAGLHKSFGRTHALDGLDLSVETGEVHGFLGPNGSGKSTAIRVLLGLLRADSGAAQILGRDPWDDAVEVHRRIAYVPGDVTLWRNLSGGEVIDLYGRLRGGGLDKQRRAGLIERFELDPTKKGRTYSKGNRQKVALVAALAVDVDLLILDEPTSGLDPLMEEVFTDCVREAARERGQTVLLSSHILSEIETLCDRVSIIRKGVTVETGSLADLRHLTRTSITAELAAAPNGITDLPGVHDLDVQGRRVRLQVDTDKLDAVLRALTTSGVRSLTSSPPTLEELFLRHYQDTAAPAKATEAMTR; the protein is encoded by the coding sequence ATGACGAAGGCGATCACCGTGGCCGGACTGCACAAGTCGTTCGGGCGGACACATGCGCTGGACGGCCTCGACCTGAGCGTCGAGACGGGTGAGGTCCACGGCTTCCTCGGGCCCAACGGCTCCGGGAAGTCCACCGCCATCCGGGTCCTGCTGGGACTGCTGCGGGCCGACTCCGGTGCCGCCCAGATCCTCGGCCGGGACCCCTGGGACGACGCGGTGGAGGTGCACCGGCGCATCGCCTACGTCCCCGGCGACGTCACGCTGTGGCGCAACCTCTCGGGTGGCGAGGTCATCGACCTCTACGGGCGGCTGCGCGGCGGCGGCCTCGACAAGCAGCGGCGCGCCGGTCTCATCGAGCGGTTCGAGCTGGACCCCACGAAGAAGGGCCGAACCTACTCCAAGGGCAACCGTCAGAAGGTCGCCCTCGTCGCCGCACTCGCCGTCGACGTCGACCTGCTGATCCTCGACGAGCCGACCTCCGGGCTCGACCCGCTCATGGAAGAGGTCTTCACGGACTGCGTGCGGGAAGCCGCCCGTGAGCGCGGACAGACGGTGCTGCTCTCCTCGCACATCCTGAGCGAGATCGAGACGCTCTGCGACCGGGTCAGCATCATCCGCAAGGGCGTCACCGTCGAGACGGGGTCCCTCGCGGACCTGCGCCACCTGACGCGTACCAGCATCACCGCCGAACTGGCCGCCGCGCCCAACGGGATCACCGACCTGCCCGGCGTCCACGACCTCGACGTCCAGGGCAGGCGCGTACGGCTCCAGGTCGACACCGACAAGCTCGATGCCGTGCTGCGCGCGCTCACCACCTCCGGTGTCCGTTCGCTCACCAGCTCGCCGCCCACCCTGGAGGAGCTGTTCCTGCGCCACTACCAGGACACCGCGGCCCCGGCCAAGGCCACAGAGGCGATGACGCGATGA
- a CDS encoding diacylglycerol kinase, whose amino-acid sequence MSAAEPPGDGDHQFLVLIDPVARRTDGESVRIAKDVLSAGSHAKICLPDTPEEFIRALSRRGSRRPVVVGDDRALLRAVAHLHRERELSGGALSLIPVGAAPTLELAHALGVPRGAVAAARSALDGTVRRLDLLVDDSDGVVLGRLSIPALPPSREGAHTGVTAAWDTCRSLVASLVRPAPATAHAPPRTYRLRVEADGVLLNDLDRPVEGVSVTTQGAGGLVDVVIHTGQGMTESREAKAVTVSGADFRYRADIHVTGPVRTRTWTVRAGAWSLILPPVAG is encoded by the coding sequence GTGTCGGCTGCAGAGCCCCCCGGCGACGGCGACCACCAGTTTCTGGTGCTCATCGACCCGGTTGCCCGCCGGACCGACGGTGAGTCCGTCCGTATCGCAAAGGATGTGCTGAGCGCCGGCTCGCACGCCAAGATCTGCCTTCCGGACACCCCCGAGGAGTTCATCAGAGCCCTGTCGCGCCGGGGCAGCCGACGGCCGGTGGTCGTCGGCGACGACCGGGCGCTGCTGCGCGCCGTCGCCCACCTCCACCGGGAGCGCGAGCTGTCCGGCGGCGCCCTGTCCCTGATCCCGGTCGGCGCGGCGCCCACGCTGGAACTGGCCCACGCGCTCGGCGTGCCCCGGGGCGCGGTGGCCGCGGCCCGTTCGGCGCTCGACGGCACGGTCCGCCGGCTGGACCTGCTGGTCGACGACAGCGACGGCGTGGTCCTCGGCAGGCTGAGCATTCCGGCGCTGCCGCCGTCGCGCGAGGGCGCGCACACGGGCGTCACCGCGGCCTGGGACACCTGCCGCTCGCTGGTGGCGTCCCTGGTCCGCCCGGCTCCCGCCACCGCCCACGCGCCGCCGCGCACGTACCGGCTGCGGGTGGAGGCGGACGGCGTCCTGCTGAACGACCTGGACCGCCCGGTCGAGGGTGTGTCGGTGACCACGCAGGGCGCCGGCGGCCTGGTCGACGTGGTGATACACACCGGACAGGGCATGACGGAATCCCGGGAGGCCAAGGCCGTGACGGTCTCCGGCGCGGACTTCCGCTACCGGGCCGACATACATGTCACGGGGCCGGTGCGGACGCGGACGTGGACGGTGCGGGCGGGAGCGTGGTCGTTGATACTTCCGCCGGTGGCGGGATAG
- a CDS encoding ABC transporter permease, producing the protein MSADLAVRSPGRSSRLTGTKPLFRLALRRDRIMLPVWVLVLTLMVVSGGSSIEALYDTPDARAEVARSMTANSSLRAMYGPVFGDSLGALVAWRFGVFAATLAAVMSLIIVIRHTREEEESGRQELLSSAMVGRRAPLTSALLAALVANGLVALLITAGLASRGSTGALSLGLAIGATGMVFATMAAIVAQLTESARLAKGMTGGLLGMAFLLRAAGDSGRGDGSSVLTWLSPIGWAENVRPYAGDRWWVLLLPVAAIAATGAAAYTLAGRRDIGMGFFPARPGPAEGRLGTAGGLAWRLQRGTLLGWTVAFAVAGVVFGGMAGSAADLVGDNEQAREIFARMGGQEAMTQAFLAAMAGMLGMMAALYTVASVLRLHGEETSQRAEPLVANRLGRLRWAAGHLVIAFGGAVAVMLAGGLGLAIGYGDDFGPVLGAALVQLPAVWLLGGLAVLLYGALPKAAPVAWGVVGASLLIGWIGPALDLPQSVMNLTPFGHLPKLPGTEMAWSPVLLMAAGAAVLVAAGLTALRRRDMLT; encoded by the coding sequence ATGAGTGCGGACCTCGCGGTACGGAGCCCCGGCCGCTCCAGCCGGCTCACCGGCACCAAGCCCCTGTTCAGGCTCGCCCTGCGCCGGGACCGCATCATGCTCCCGGTCTGGGTGCTGGTGCTGACCCTGATGGTCGTCAGCGGCGGCTCGTCCATCGAGGCGCTGTACGACACCCCGGACGCCCGTGCCGAGGTCGCCCGGTCGATGACGGCCAACAGTTCGCTGCGCGCCATGTACGGACCGGTCTTCGGTGACTCCCTCGGGGCACTGGTGGCCTGGCGGTTCGGCGTCTTCGCCGCCACGCTGGCCGCCGTGATGAGCCTGATCATCGTCATCCGGCACACCCGGGAGGAAGAGGAGTCGGGCCGTCAGGAGCTGCTCTCCTCGGCGATGGTGGGACGGCGCGCCCCGCTGACCTCGGCGCTGCTCGCAGCACTCGTCGCCAACGGGCTGGTCGCCCTGTTGATCACGGCCGGCCTCGCGAGCCGGGGCAGCACCGGAGCGCTGTCCCTGGGACTCGCGATCGGCGCCACCGGCATGGTCTTCGCCACCATGGCGGCAATAGTCGCGCAGCTCACCGAGAGCGCGCGGCTCGCCAAGGGAATGACGGGCGGCTTGCTGGGCATGGCGTTCCTGCTGCGCGCGGCAGGCGACTCGGGTAGAGGCGACGGTTCCTCCGTCCTGACGTGGCTCTCGCCGATCGGCTGGGCGGAGAACGTCCGGCCGTACGCGGGCGACCGCTGGTGGGTGCTGCTGCTCCCCGTGGCCGCGATCGCGGCCACGGGCGCGGCGGCGTACACCCTGGCGGGCCGGCGTGACATCGGCATGGGCTTCTTCCCGGCCCGGCCGGGACCGGCCGAGGGCCGGCTCGGCACGGCCGGTGGCCTCGCCTGGCGGCTGCAGCGCGGCACCCTGCTCGGCTGGACCGTGGCCTTCGCCGTCGCGGGCGTCGTCTTCGGCGGCATGGCCGGGTCCGCGGCCGATCTGGTCGGCGACAACGAGCAGGCCAGGGAGATCTTCGCCCGGATGGGCGGCCAGGAGGCCATGACCCAGGCGTTCCTGGCCGCGATGGCCGGGATGCTGGGAATGATGGCCGCGCTGTACACGGTGGCATCGGTCCTGCGCCTCCACGGCGAGGAGACCTCACAACGTGCCGAACCCCTCGTCGCGAACCGCCTGGGCCGGCTGCGCTGGGCAGCCGGTCACCTGGTGATCGCGTTCGGCGGGGCGGTGGCCGTCATGCTGGCGGGCGGCCTGGGTCTGGCCATCGGCTACGGCGACGACTTCGGCCCGGTGCTGGGCGCGGCCCTGGTCCAGCTGCCCGCGGTCTGGCTCCTGGGCGGCCTGGCGGTCCTGCTGTACGGGGCCCTTCCCAAGGCGGCCCCCGTGGCCTGGGGCGTGGTCGGAGCGAGCCTGCTCATCGGCTGGATCGGCCCGGCCCTCGACCTGCCGCAGTCGGTGATGAACCTGACCCCCTTCGGCCACCTGCCGAAACTCCCGGGCACGGAGA
- a CDS encoding adenylosuccinate synthase has translation MPALVLLGAQWGDEGKGKATDLLGGSVDYVVRYQGGNNAGHTVVVGDQKYALHLLPSGILSPGCTPVIGNGVVVDPAVLFSELNGLNERGVNTSKLLISGNAHLITPYNVTVDKVTERFLGSRKIGTTGRGIGPTYADKINRVGIRVQDLYDESILVQKVEAALDFKNQILAKLYNRRAIESGKIVEELLTYADRLKPYVSDTTLVLNNAIDEGKVVLFEGGQGTLLDVDHGTYPFVTSSNPTAGGACTGSGVGPTKISRVIGILKAYTTRVGAGPFPTELLDEDGEALRRIGGERGVTTGRDRRCGWFDAPIARYATRVNGLTDFFLTKLDVLTGWEQIPVCVAYEIDGKRVEELPYSQTDFHHAKPIYEMLPGWSEDITKAKTFDDLPKNAQDYVKALEEMSGAPISAIGVGPGRTETIQINSFL, from the coding sequence GTGCCCGCACTTGTGCTGCTCGGTGCTCAGTGGGGTGACGAGGGCAAGGGGAAGGCCACCGACCTCCTCGGTGGATCCGTGGACTATGTCGTGCGCTATCAGGGCGGCAACAATGCCGGCCACACGGTCGTCGTGGGCGACCAGAAGTACGCACTGCATCTCCTCCCGTCCGGAATCCTGTCACCGGGGTGTACCCCGGTCATCGGTAACGGAGTCGTGGTCGACCCGGCGGTGCTGTTCTCCGAGCTGAACGGGCTGAACGAGCGAGGCGTCAACACGTCCAAGCTTCTGATCAGCGGTAACGCTCATTTGATCACTCCGTACAACGTCACGGTCGACAAGGTGACGGAACGCTTCCTCGGATCCCGCAAGATCGGCACCACCGGTCGCGGTATCGGACCGACGTACGCGGACAAGATCAACCGCGTCGGCATCCGGGTCCAGGACCTCTACGACGAGTCGATCCTCGTCCAGAAGGTCGAAGCGGCCCTCGACTTCAAGAACCAGATCCTCGCCAAGCTCTACAACCGGCGCGCGATCGAGTCCGGCAAGATCGTCGAAGAGCTGCTCACGTACGCGGACCGGCTGAAGCCGTACGTCTCCGACACGACGCTGGTCCTGAACAACGCCATCGACGAGGGCAAGGTCGTCCTCTTCGAGGGCGGTCAGGGCACGCTGCTCGACGTCGACCACGGCACCTACCCCTTCGTCACCTCGTCGAACCCGACCGCGGGCGGCGCCTGCACCGGTTCCGGCGTGGGCCCGACGAAGATCAGCCGGGTCATCGGCATCCTCAAGGCGTACACCACGCGCGTCGGCGCCGGTCCGTTCCCGACGGAGCTGCTCGACGAGGACGGCGAGGCGCTGCGCCGCATCGGTGGCGAGCGCGGTGTCACCACCGGCCGTGACCGTCGCTGCGGCTGGTTCGACGCCCCGATCGCGCGGTACGCGACCCGGGTCAACGGTCTCACCGACTTCTTCCTCACGAAGCTGGACGTGCTGACCGGCTGGGAGCAGATCCCGGTGTGCGTGGCGTACGAGATCGACGGCAAGCGCGTCGAGGAGCTCCCGTACAGCCAGACCGACTTCCACCACGCGAAGCCGATCTACGAGATGCTCCCGGGCTGGTCCGAGGACATCACGAAGGCGAAGACCTTCGACGACCTGCCGAAGAACGCGCAGGACTACGTGAAGGCGCTCGAAGAGATGTCGGGCGCCCCGATCTCGGCGATCGGTGTCGGCCCCGGCCGCACCGAGACGATCCAGATCAACTCGTTCCTCTAG
- a CDS encoding GbsR/MarR family transcriptional regulator, with protein MTSETDEAGTDERRGDEAVSRFVERFAADMTEAGMQRMASRVFAALLADDDASMTSAELALALRISPAAVSGAVSYLTQVNMVSREREPGSRRDRYRLHNEIWYTAFASRDRVLTRWEDTLKEGARTLGVETPAGERLAETAEFFEFMQAELAGMMARWRARHAAPGGEAD; from the coding sequence ATGACCAGCGAAACCGATGAAGCCGGCACGGACGAGCGTCGTGGCGACGAGGCCGTGTCGCGGTTCGTGGAGCGGTTCGCCGCCGATATGACCGAGGCGGGCATGCAGCGCATGGCGTCCCGTGTTTTCGCGGCGCTCCTCGCGGACGACGACGCCTCGATGACCTCGGCCGAGCTGGCCCTCGCCCTCCGGATCAGTCCGGCCGCCGTCTCCGGCGCGGTCAGCTATCTGACCCAGGTCAACATGGTCAGCAGAGAGCGCGAGCCGGGCTCCCGCCGCGACCGCTACCGCCTGCACAACGAGATCTGGTACACCGCCTTCGCCAGCCGGGACCGCGTGCTCACCCGCTGGGAGGACACCCTCAAGGAGGGCGCCCGCACCCTGGGCGTGGAGACCCCGGCGGGCGAGCGGCTCGCGGAGACGGCGGAGTTCTTCGAGTTCATGCAGGCGGAGCTCGCGGGCATGATGGCCCGCTGGCGCGCGCGCCACGCGGCCCCGGGCGGTGAGGCGGACTGA